The Flavobacterium marginilacus genome window below encodes:
- a CDS encoding GIY-YIG nuclease family protein: MPQRILEHKEKKYPQSFSARYNVNILVYYEQFQWIEDAITREKQIKGGSREFKNNLIRSINPTWKDLFEEIKDVMIL; the protein is encoded by the coding sequence TTGCCTCAAAGAATTTTAGAACATAAGGAGAAAAAATATCCTCAATCATTTTCTGCTCGTTATAATGTAAATATTCTGGTTTATTATGAGCAATTTCAATGGATTGAAGATGCAATAACGAGAGAAAAACAAATAAAAGGAGGATCTAGAGAATTCAAAAACAATCTTATTCGTTCAATAAATCCAACTTGGAAAGATTTGTTTGAAGAAATTAAAGATGTTATGATCCTATAA
- a CDS encoding endonuclease MutS2 has product MISITEKTLQDLQFPTVLETISEICNTDIGKQKALEITPFREKESLMSALMQTSEYVSSFQNNNAIPNHGFDAITHEIKFLAIEDSFLEVGSFRKIATISETTNVLLAFLNKFNDYYPNLCAKSSVIQLTKAIITLVDAVADKYGEIKDNASPRLLEIRREMNLVRGKVNQSFGSALTQYNSLGYLDDIKESFVQNRRVLAVLAMYRRKVKGSILGSSKTGSIAYIEPENTLKYSRELANLEYEEKEEITKILKQLTNAVRPFLPLLIQYQDFLSDIDVIAAKAKYANKINGILPAITDERRLYFREAFHPILYLNNKQKKEVTHPQTIELSQENRIIVISGPNAGGKTISMKTVGLLQLMLQSGMLIPVHERSETFLFDRILTDIGDNQSIENHLSTYSYRLKNMNYFLKKCNKRTMFLIDEFGTGSDPELGGALAEIFLEEFYHREAFGLITTHYSNLKILANELPYATNANMLFDEKSLEPMYKLVLGQAGSSFTFEVALKNGIPFGLINRAKKKIEIGKVRFDKTIANLQKERSKLEKTSTNLKEEETRAREESKKMENINVKIKQKLESYQELYDSNQKTIYIGQKIEDIAEKYFNNKNKKDLIGEFLKIVEIENSKRKKATPKEAKAIIAKKKEIIKEVEIKVEEIRIEKKEKKLKPVIEKPKPILKVGDRVRMLDGKSIGSIDKIEKNKAVVNYGLFTSKVSLEELEFVEAGKK; this is encoded by the coding sequence ATGATCTCCATTACCGAAAAAACATTACAGGACTTACAATTTCCAACGGTTCTTGAAACAATATCCGAAATTTGTAATACCGATATAGGAAAGCAGAAAGCCTTGGAAATAACTCCTTTTAGAGAAAAAGAATCTTTGATGAGTGCATTAATGCAGACTTCAGAATATGTCTCTTCTTTTCAAAATAATAATGCGATTCCTAACCATGGTTTTGATGCTATAACGCATGAAATCAAGTTTTTGGCAATCGAAGACAGTTTTCTTGAAGTGGGCAGTTTCAGAAAAATTGCGACTATATCTGAAACTACCAATGTGCTTTTGGCATTTTTAAATAAATTCAATGATTATTATCCAAATCTTTGCGCCAAAAGCTCAGTTATCCAATTAACCAAAGCAATCATTACGCTGGTAGATGCCGTAGCCGATAAATATGGTGAAATAAAAGACAATGCCTCTCCCCGTCTTTTGGAAATCCGCCGTGAAATGAATCTGGTTCGCGGGAAAGTAAACCAGAGTTTTGGTTCGGCTTTGACGCAGTACAACAGTTTGGGTTATTTGGACGATATCAAAGAAAGTTTTGTACAAAACCGCCGTGTTTTGGCCGTTTTGGCCATGTACCGCCGAAAAGTGAAAGGTTCTATCCTTGGAAGTTCCAAGACCGGAAGCATTGCTTATATTGAACCCGAAAATACATTGAAATATTCCCGTGAACTTGCAAATTTGGAATATGAGGAAAAAGAAGAAATCACAAAGATTTTAAAACAGCTGACGAATGCTGTCCGTCCGTTTTTGCCTTTATTGATTCAATATCAGGATTTTCTCAGCGATATTGATGTTATTGCCGCCAAGGCAAAATATGCGAACAAAATCAACGGTATTTTACCTGCAATTACAGACGAACGCCGTCTGTATTTTAGAGAAGCTTTCCACCCGATTTTGTATTTAAACAACAAACAGAAAAAGGAAGTTACGCATCCGCAGACAATAGAATTAAGTCAGGAAAACCGGATTATTGTAATTTCAGGACCAAATGCCGGCGGTAAAACCATTTCGATGAAAACTGTTGGTCTGCTTCAATTGATGCTTCAGTCGGGTATGCTTATTCCGGTACATGAAAGAAGTGAAACTTTCCTTTTTGACAGAATACTTACAGATATCGGAGATAATCAATCGATTGAAAATCATTTAAGTACGTATAGTTACCGCTTAAAGAACATGAACTACTTCCTGAAGAAGTGTAATAAAAGAACCATGTTCCTGATTGATGAATTCGGTACAGGTTCGGATCCTGAGTTAGGCGGTGCTTTGGCTGAAATTTTCTTGGAAGAATTCTATCATCGTGAAGCTTTTGGATTGATTACTACGCATTATTCGAATCTTAAGATTTTGGCAAATGAACTGCCGTATGCTACTAATGCGAATATGCTTTTCGACGAAAAATCATTGGAACCAATGTATAAACTGGTTTTAGGTCAGGCAGGAAGTTCTTTTACGTTTGAAGTAGCACTTAAAAACGGGATTCCTTTTGGCTTAATCAACCGAGCCAAAAAGAAGATTGAAATTGGTAAAGTACGTTTTGATAAAACCATTGCTAATCTCCAAAAAGAACGCTCGAAACTGGAAAAAACTTCGACAAATTTGAAAGAAGAAGAAACCAGAGCGCGGGAAGAAAGCAAAAAAATGGAGAATATAAATGTCAAAATCAAGCAAAAATTGGAAAGCTATCAGGAATTGTATGACAGCAATCAAAAGACGATTTACATTGGCCAGAAAATAGAAGATATTGCCGAGAAATATTTTAATAATAAAAACAAAAAAGACCTGATTGGAGAATTTTTGAAAATAGTTGAAATTGAAAATTCAAAACGTAAAAAAGCGACTCCAAAAGAAGCGAAAGCGATTATAGCCAAGAAAAAAGAAATTATCAAGGAGGTTGAAATCAAGGTTGAAGAAATCCGAATTGAGAAAAAAGAGAAGAAACTCAAACCGGTGATCGAAAAACCAAAACCTATTCTAAAAGTCGGTGACCGAGTGCGAATGCTGGACGGAAAATCTATAGGAAGCATTGATAAAATTGAAAAAAATAAAGCAGTTGTGAATTACGGACTCTTTACTTCGAAAGTAAGCTTGGAAGAATTGGAGTTTGTTGAGGCTGGGAAGAAGTAG
- the tnpA gene encoding IS200/IS605 family transposase: MSEHIFKRHNKSLLLYHLVCPIKYRRNVLSEDVELSLVEVCRNISERYEIHFVEIGADENHVHFLIQSVPKISVEIIVRTVKSITAKELFRLHPEVKSKLWGGNFWTSGYYVNTVGQYGNENVIQKYIQNQGEEKTVYKSFNKNQLRLSFE, from the coding sequence ATGAGTGAACATATTTTCAAACGGCATAATAAAAGCTTGTTGCTTTATCATTTGGTTTGTCCGATAAAATATCGAAGAAATGTTTTATCGGAGGATGTAGAACTGAGTTTGGTAGAAGTTTGTAGAAATATTTCGGAACGATATGAAATTCATTTTGTTGAGATAGGAGCAGATGAAAATCATGTACATTTTTTGATACAAAGCGTGCCAAAGATTTCTGTTGAAATTATTGTCAGGACAGTAAAAAGTATTACAGCAAAAGAGCTCTTTCGTTTACATCCAGAAGTTAAAAGTAAGTTATGGGGAGGTAATTTTTGGACGAGTGGATATTATGTAAATACGGTTGGTCAGTATGGTAATGAGAATGTGATTCAGAAATACATTCAAAATCAAGGAGAAGAAAAGACTGTTTACAAATCGTTTAACAAAAATCAGCTACGGTTGTCTTTTGAGTAA
- a CDS encoding transglutaminase: MVQINKTNFHLVKSKFQLKKPWDRFVIFLLSTLITIPLFIVLHQNLIDPQWYFGLDRVLLFILVLGIIYFALYALRTIIIVCFALYLLVLVYGSMFGNFSFNSVFEDYNTMLYTMNNDPFPQDIIIAKLLPFPNKSEILMAIEYKNPKVRNFAIMATTKHFKGIRGYSDYRNLIQCFAVFKEINSRWNYVNDPKNGDYIATAHESLLYFSGDCDDHSILMAACVRSIGGTPRLIHTKGHIYPEILIGSKSDLEKANFLIKNVLFVEESKNKQLNYHIDEHGQVWLNLDYTAKYPGGPFLSEEILGALTLE, translated from the coding sequence ATGGTACAAATTAACAAAACGAATTTTCATCTCGTAAAATCCAAGTTTCAGTTGAAAAAGCCTTGGGATCGTTTTGTTATCTTTTTATTGAGCACACTCATTACGATTCCTTTATTTATCGTGCTTCACCAAAATCTAATCGACCCGCAATGGTATTTTGGTTTGGACAGAGTGCTTCTTTTTATTCTTGTTTTGGGGATTATTTACTTTGCTTTATATGCTTTACGAACTATAATTATCGTTTGTTTTGCGCTGTATTTGTTAGTTCTTGTTTATGGAAGCATGTTTGGAAATTTTAGTTTCAATTCTGTTTTTGAAGACTATAATACAATGCTCTACACAATGAATAACGATCCGTTTCCTCAGGATATTATCATTGCCAAATTACTGCCGTTCCCTAATAAATCTGAGATTTTAATGGCAATCGAATATAAAAATCCAAAAGTTAGGAATTTTGCCATAATGGCTACAACCAAGCATTTTAAAGGCATTCGAGGATATTCGGATTACAGGAATTTAATTCAGTGCTTTGCTGTTTTTAAGGAAATTAACAGCCGTTGGAACTACGTTAACGATCCTAAAAACGGAGATTATATCGCCACAGCACACGAATCACTGCTTTATTTTTCGGGAGACTGCGACGATCATTCCATTTTGATGGCGGCCTGCGTCCGCTCTATTGGAGGAACGCCTAGACTCATTCATACCAAAGGACATATCTATCCCGAAATTTTAATTGGAAGCAAAAGTGATCTTGAGAAAGCCAATTTTTTAATTAAGAATGTTTTGTTCGTCGAGGAAAGCAAAAATAAACAGCTTAATTATCACATTGACGAACATGGTCAAGTATGGCTGAACCTCGATTATACAGCCAAATATCCTGGAGGCCCTTTCTTGTCCGAAGAAATATTAGGGGCTTTGACATTGGAGTAA
- the ung gene encoding uracil-DNA glycosylase: MNLNLNPSWQTILANEIEKTYFIKLMEDVNEEYQNFICFPPKELIFSAFNNCSFEDIKVVIIGQDPYHGDGEANGLAFSVNDSVKIPPSLRNIFREINTDLDSIFIPSSGNLESWAKQGVLLLNASLTVRRDNPNSHKHLKWNLFTDAVIQKISDEKENVVFMLWGSFAQKKGAKIDRSKHLVLESGHPSPMSANQGKWFGNKHFSKANLYLEENSMKKIDWL, encoded by the coding sequence ATGAATCTCAATTTAAACCCTTCATGGCAGACTATTTTAGCCAATGAAATTGAAAAAACTTATTTCATCAAATTAATGGAAGATGTGAATGAAGAATATCAAAACTTCATTTGTTTTCCTCCAAAAGAACTGATTTTTTCGGCTTTTAATAATTGTTCATTTGAAGATATAAAAGTGGTGATTATCGGGCAGGATCCGTATCACGGGGATGGAGAAGCCAATGGTTTGGCTTTTTCGGTGAATGATTCGGTTAAAATTCCACCTTCACTCCGCAATATTTTTAGGGAAATCAATACCGATCTGGATTCTATTTTTATACCAAGTTCAGGAAATTTGGAATCATGGGCAAAACAAGGCGTTTTGTTGCTTAATGCGTCCTTGACTGTTAGAAGAGATAATCCAAACAGCCACAAACACCTTAAATGGAATCTTTTTACTGATGCAGTTATCCAAAAAATATCAGACGAAAAAGAGAATGTGGTTTTTATGCTTTGGGGGAGTTTTGCACAAAAAAAAGGAGCAAAGATTGACAGAAGTAAACATTTGGTTTTAGAATCAGGGCATCCTTCGCCAATGAGCGCCAATCAGGGAAAATGGTTTGGTAATAAACATTTTAGCAAAGCAAATTTATATTTGGAAGAAAATAGCATGAAGAAAATTGATTGGTTGTGA
- a CDS encoding thiol-disulfide oxidoreductase DCC family protein → MEEQREIASFLAKTAANKKIILFDGVCNLCNSAVQFVIKHDQKDVFRFVALQSELGQQILKHIGVNPVNIDSIVLYESGKAYYYKSSAAIEIARCLGGFWHFGTVFRIIPTGIRNLFYDYIAKNRYKWYGKKESCMIPTMELKKKFLE, encoded by the coding sequence ATGGAAGAACAGCGTGAGATTGCTTCGTTCCTTGCAAAGACTGCAGCAAATAAAAAAATAATTCTCTTTGACGGCGTTTGTAATCTTTGCAATTCGGCGGTGCAGTTTGTTATAAAGCACGACCAGAAAGATGTATTTAGATTCGTCGCTTTACAATCCGAATTGGGTCAGCAGATTCTAAAACACATTGGTGTAAATCCAGTAAATATTGACAGCATAGTTTTGTATGAATCTGGAAAAGCGTATTACTATAAATCCTCGGCAGCAATTGAGATCGCCCGATGTCTTGGAGGTTTTTGGCATTTTGGAACTGTTTTCAGAATTATCCCTACAGGAATCAGAAATCTGTTTTATGACTATATTGCCAAAAACAGATACAAATGGTATGGAAAAAAAGAAAGCTGTATGAT